One Hydrogenophaga crassostreae genomic region harbors:
- the trkA gene encoding Trk system potassium transporter TrkA: MKIIILGAGRVGESVAESLVSEQNDITVIDQDPARLRLLEDRLDLRGVVGNGIQPSVLQEAGARDADMVIACAAADESNLVVCKIAHDVFNVPSTIARLRSPEFVEGDELLGKNGFSVDHVICPEESVTRYIHQLISYPEALQVVEFSQKRACLIVVRAAHGGSLVGHTIGEFKERFPHAQMRVVALYRLDTEMEATKTTRILAGDELFVLADAQKIRPVLGAIHKIDKPVQRLMIAGGGRVGLRLARSLVGQCEVKIIERDKKRCEYLASQLPSSMLILNGDGADEDLLLEENVGSMDMFLALTSDDEDNIMSAMLAKRLGAGRVMALINRRAYADMMQGSTIDIAISPAQTVIGELLTHLRRGDVAAVHSLRRGAAEALEGIARGDFKTSKLVGRRIEEIKLPKGTRIGAIVRGKGRDLEVLMPHHDTLIEADDHIIIFIPNKRLVREVEKLFQVSATFFG, translated from the coding sequence ATGAAGATCATTATTTTGGGCGCTGGCAGGGTCGGCGAGAGCGTGGCGGAAAGCCTGGTTTCCGAACAGAACGACATCACGGTCATTGACCAGGATCCGGCGCGCCTGCGTTTGCTGGAAGACCGCCTCGATTTGCGGGGGGTGGTGGGCAATGGCATTCAGCCATCGGTGCTGCAAGAGGCGGGTGCACGCGATGCCGATATGGTGATCGCCTGTGCGGCTGCAGACGAGTCGAACCTGGTGGTGTGCAAGATCGCGCACGATGTGTTCAACGTGCCGTCCACCATTGCCCGTTTGCGCTCACCCGAGTTCGTCGAGGGTGACGAGCTGCTGGGAAAGAATGGTTTTTCGGTCGATCACGTGATTTGCCCTGAAGAGTCGGTGACCCGCTACATTCATCAGCTCATCAGCTATCCCGAAGCTTTGCAGGTGGTGGAGTTTTCGCAGAAACGCGCCTGTTTGATCGTCGTGCGGGCGGCGCACGGCGGTTCATTGGTGGGGCACACGATTGGTGAGTTCAAAGAACGGTTTCCCCATGCGCAGATGCGGGTGGTGGCCCTGTACCGGCTCGACACCGAGATGGAGGCGACCAAGACCACCCGAATTCTGGCGGGTGACGAGCTGTTCGTCTTGGCTGATGCGCAGAAAATACGCCCGGTACTGGGGGCCATTCACAAGATCGACAAGCCAGTGCAACGCCTGATGATCGCGGGCGGCGGCCGGGTGGGGTTGCGTCTGGCGCGCAGCCTGGTCGGGCAATGCGAAGTGAAAATCATCGAACGCGACAAGAAGCGCTGCGAGTACCTTGCGAGCCAGCTGCCTTCAAGCATGTTGATTCTGAATGGCGATGGCGCCGATGAAGACCTGCTGCTGGAAGAAAACGTGGGGTCCATGGACATGTTCCTCGCGCTGACCAGCGACGACGAGGACAACATCATGTCGGCCATGCTGGCCAAACGGCTGGGCGCCGGGCGCGTGATGGCGTTGATCAACCGCCGTGCCTATGCCGACATGATGCAGGGCAGCACCATCGATATCGCCATATCGCCCGCGCAAACCGTGATTGGTGAACTGCTCACCCACCTGCGCCGGGGTGATGTGGCAGCGGTACACAGCCTGCGCCGCGGCGCCGCCGAAGCGCTGGAGGGCATTGCGCGAGGCGACTTCAAAACCTCGAAGCTGGTGGGTCGTCGAATCGAAGAAATCAAGCTGCCCAAGGGCACGCGCATCGGCGCCATTGTGCGCGGCAAGGGGCGCGACCTGGAGGTGCTGATGCCGCACCATGACACGCTGATCGAAGCCGATGACCACATCATCATCTTCATTCCCAACAAGCGTCTGGTGCGCGAAGTTGAAAAGCTGTTCCAGGTGAGCGCCACTTTCTTCGGCTGA
- a CDS encoding acyl-CoA dehydrogenase family protein, with product MLLTEDQTMIRDAVRDFAQAELWPHAARWDKEHHFPKDVHKGLAALGAYGVCVPEDLGGAGLDYVTLALVLEEIAAGDGGTSTVISVTNCPVNAILMRYGNAAQKKQWLEPLAQGQMLGAFCLTEPHVGSDASALRTTAVKDGDGYVINGVKQFITSGKNGDVAIVLAVTDKAAGKKGMSAFLVPTNAPGYVVARLEDKLGQHSSDTAQINFDNCRIPAENLIGAEGEGYKIALGGLEGGRIGIAAQSVGMARSAFEVALAYAKERESFGTAIFNHQAVGFRLADCATQIEAARQLIWHAAALRDAGQPCLKEAAMAKLFASEMAEKVCSVAIQTLGGYGYVSDFPVERIYRDVRVCQIYEGTSDVQKIIIARSL from the coding sequence ATGCTGCTGACCGAAGACCAAACCATGATCCGCGATGCCGTTCGCGATTTCGCCCAGGCCGAGCTTTGGCCCCATGCAGCCAGATGGGATAAAGAACACCACTTTCCCAAAGACGTGCACAAAGGCCTGGCGGCGCTGGGCGCCTATGGCGTCTGTGTGCCCGAAGACCTGGGCGGTGCAGGCCTTGACTATGTGACCCTGGCCCTGGTGCTGGAAGAAATCGCGGCGGGCGACGGTGGCACCAGCACGGTGATCTCGGTGACCAACTGCCCGGTCAACGCCATCCTCATGCGCTACGGCAACGCCGCCCAGAAGAAGCAATGGCTGGAGCCCCTGGCCCAGGGGCAGATGCTGGGGGCCTTCTGCCTCACCGAGCCCCATGTGGGCTCCGACGCCTCCGCCCTGCGCACCACCGCCGTGAAAGACGGTGACGGCTACGTGATCAACGGGGTGAAGCAGTTCATCACCAGCGGGAAAAACGGCGACGTCGCGATCGTGCTGGCCGTGACCGACAAGGCCGCGGGCAAAAAAGGCATGAGCGCCTTCCTGGTGCCCACCAATGCGCCTGGGTATGTGGTGGCCCGCCTGGAAGACAAGCTGGGCCAGCACAGCAGCGACACCGCGCAGATCAATTTCGACAACTGCCGCATTCCGGCTGAAAACCTGATCGGCGCCGAGGGCGAGGGCTACAAGATCGCCCTGGGTGGTTTGGAAGGTGGCCGCATCGGCATCGCCGCGCAGAGCGTGGGCATGGCGCGCAGCGCGTTTGAGGTGGCCTTGGCTTACGCCAAAGAGCGTGAGAGCTTTGGCACCGCCATCTTCAACCACCAGGCCGTAGGCTTTCGCCTGGCCGATTGCGCCACCCAGATAGAAGCCGCCCGCCAGCTCATCTGGCACGCCGCGGCCCTGCGCGACGCGGGCCAGCCTTGCCTGAAAGAAGCCGCCATGGCCAAACTGTTTGCCAGCGAAATGGCCGAAAAGGTGTGCAGCGTGGCGATCCAGACCCTGGGCGGCTACGGCTATGTGAGCGACTTCCCGGTGGAGCGCATTTACCGGGATGTGCGGGTGTGCCAGATCTATGAAGGCACGAGTGACGTACAAAAAATCATCATCGCAAGGTCGTTGTAA
- a CDS encoding SDR family oxidoreductase, whose protein sequence is MSTVLIIGASRGIGLELTCQYLEAGERVIATARNEADLVRLQAMGAETLRVDVADATSVSGLSWQLDGEKLDVALYVAGVMDRASAVTPPTQLAFDRVMHTNVLGAMQVIPQVLPMVEAAGGVFGVLSSSMSQIGSVPASNAWLYRVSKAALNMALVSARFDYPAACLVALDPGWVQTDMGGDAAALTLEQSVSGLRDVLNNLMPEDNGRLIHHDGRRAAHW, encoded by the coding sequence ATGAGCACGGTTCTGATCATCGGCGCCTCGCGGGGCATTGGCCTGGAACTGACGTGTCAGTATCTGGAAGCGGGTGAGCGCGTGATCGCGACGGCGCGCAACGAAGCCGATCTGGTGCGGCTGCAAGCCATGGGCGCTGAAACGCTGAGGGTTGATGTGGCCGACGCCACCAGCGTCAGCGGCCTGTCCTGGCAGCTCGATGGCGAGAAGCTGGACGTGGCTTTGTATGTCGCGGGGGTGATGGACCGGGCCAGCGCCGTCACGCCGCCGACCCAGCTCGCCTTCGACCGTGTGATGCACACCAACGTGCTCGGCGCCATGCAGGTGATTCCGCAGGTGTTGCCCATGGTGGAGGCCGCTGGCGGCGTGTTTGGGGTGCTCTCCAGCAGCATGAGCCAGATTGGCAGCGTGCCCGCGAGCAATGCCTGGTTGTACCGGGTGAGCAAGGCCGCGCTCAACATGGCGCTGGTCAGTGCACGCTTTGATTACCCCGCCGCCTGTCTGGTCGCCCTGGACCCTGGCTGGGTACAGACTGACATGGGCGGTGACGCAGCGGCGCTCACGCTGGAGCAAAGCGTCAGTGGCTTGCGCGACGTATTGAACAACCTCATGCCCGAAGACAACGGCCGACTCATCCACCACGATGGCCGCCGCGCGGCCCATTGGTGA
- a CDS encoding VOC family protein, whose translation MFSHIFVGVSQFDRALHFYGALMDALGIRQRFCDRDKPWAGWHSEGGQRPLFVIAHPADGQLPQAGNGQMVAFAANTRGQVDEVHRLALSMGGTDEGAPGLRLHYHANYYGAYFRDLDGNKLCVVCNQAEQP comes from the coding sequence ATGTTTTCCCACATCTTCGTAGGCGTCTCTCAATTTGATCGTGCGCTGCATTTTTACGGCGCACTGATGGACGCGCTCGGAATCAGGCAGCGTTTCTGTGACCGTGACAAACCGTGGGCCGGCTGGCACAGTGAAGGTGGGCAACGGCCGCTGTTTGTGATTGCCCATCCCGCTGATGGCCAGTTGCCCCAGGCTGGCAACGGGCAGATGGTGGCATTTGCGGCCAACACGCGAGGCCAGGTGGACGAAGTGCACCGGCTGGCTTTGTCCATGGGTGGGACAGATGAGGGGGCGCCGGGCCTGCGTCTGCATTACCACGCGAACTACTACGGCGCCTATTTCCGCGATCTCGACGGCAACAAGCTGTGCGTCGTCTGCAATCAGGCTGAACAGCCATGA
- a CDS encoding M23 family metallopeptidase has protein sequence MPFEDVMRIMLPPQNGIEPHVTANFGERRTSGPHGGTDFNYEGGQSGLNMLRPAVHSPIAGEVVFSGGQYGTVKIRDADGNTHEILHMDGRQVEVGDQIEAGDPIGTLGGRGPNGASHYARHVHYQMKDSAGNLINPQAWWDARVAASEKGGSPDGVCVAGATDVAPVSAGLLGDSEREIRALAERHALPWDQGMVNTVWAAALCARQAGLTEINLANVRRGDLLLGQHDGLTLREVSLDARKAANTPQQQSMASLEQWDHQMPVSANSQERPVQGAAQVMAL, from the coding sequence ATGCCATTTGAAGACGTGATGCGGATCATGCTGCCGCCTCAGAACGGAATTGAACCCCATGTCACCGCCAACTTCGGTGAACGCCGGACGTCGGGTCCGCACGGGGGAACGGATTTTAATTACGAAGGTGGGCAAAGCGGGCTGAATATGCTTAGGCCTGCGGTGCATTCGCCCATCGCTGGCGAAGTGGTTTTCTCCGGGGGGCAGTACGGCACGGTGAAGATTCGAGATGCCGATGGCAACACCCACGAAATCCTGCACATGGATGGCCGCCAGGTTGAAGTGGGCGATCAAATAGAGGCGGGCGATCCGATCGGAACCTTGGGCGGACGAGGGCCCAACGGAGCCAGTCACTACGCCCGCCATGTGCATTACCAGATGAAGGATTCGGCGGGGAACTTGATCAACCCCCAGGCCTGGTGGGATGCCCGCGTCGCCGCCAGCGAAAAGGGTGGGTCTCCTGATGGCGTTTGTGTGGCCGGAGCGACCGATGTGGCGCCGGTGTCGGCCGGTTTGCTGGGTGACAGCGAGCGAGAGATACGGGCGCTTGCAGAACGCCATGCGCTGCCCTGGGATCAAGGCATGGTCAACACGGTTTGGGCTGCTGCGTTGTGCGCCCGGCAGGCAGGCCTGACGGAAATCAACCTGGCCAACGTGCGGCGCGGCGATCTGCTGCTTGGGCAACACGATGGCCTGACTTTGCGCGAGGTCTCTCTGGATGCGCGGAAAGCCGCCAATACGCCCCAGCAGCAGTCAATGGCCTCGCTTGAACAGTGGGACCATCAGATGCCGGTTTCGGCAAACAGCCAGGAACGACCGGTACAAGGCGCTGCCCAGGTGATGGCGCTTTAG